One window from the genome of Streptomyces sp. WZ-12 encodes:
- a CDS encoding class I SAM-dependent methyltransferase: protein MMEHQDETGAAYDGVVELYASLFADRLETQPFSRNMIGTFAELVRATGNLRAVDVGCGPGHLTAMLHELGLEAAGFDLSPGMVDHARRANPALRFDEARMESLPIDDDTVGGVLAHYSMIHTPPGELPALLAEQVRVLAPGGLLLVPFFATDGPEPVRFDHKVTPAYSWPVDQFAELLTGAGLVPFARLVHDPASERGFLDAHLLARLP from the coding sequence TGCGTCGTTGTTCGCGGATCGGCTGGAGACGCAGCCGTTCTCGCGGAACATGATCGGAACCTTCGCCGAGTTGGTGCGTGCGACGGGGAACCTGCGGGCGGTCGATGTCGGGTGCGGGCCCGGGCATCTGACGGCCATGTTGCACGAACTGGGGCTGGAAGCCGCCGGGTTCGACCTCTCTCCGGGCATGGTCGATCACGCCCGGCGCGCCAATCCAGCGCTGCGGTTCGACGAGGCGCGGATGGAGTCCCTGCCGATCGACGACGACACGGTCGGCGGCGTGCTGGCCCACTACTCGATGATCCATACCCCGCCTGGGGAACTGCCCGCGCTGCTCGCCGAGCAGGTGCGTGTCCTGGCACCGGGCGGCCTGCTCTTGGTCCCCTTCTTCGCGACCGACGGGCCGGAGCCGGTCCGCTTCGACCACAAAGTGACGCCCGCCTACAGCTGGCCGGTGGACCAGTTCGCCGAGTTGCTCACAGGCGCCGGCCTCGTCCCGTTCGCCCGGCTGGTCCACGATCCGGCCTCCGAACGCGGCTTCCTCGACGCGCACTTGCTGGCCCGCCTCCCCTGA
- a CDS encoding class I SAM-dependent methyltransferase, translating to MTSPNTNTNSDSEPLIDPAAESVAVYSDHADDYAANHAPKMADRVERFANSLPTPSQILDAGCGPGRDLARFADHGHSARGVDLNPVFVAMASAHAPTSQCDLREVGSQFPAGTFDGIWACASLVHLREPETVDVLGQFARLLRPGGKLYACLKSVGRTGWLDEPDGRRWYTVWDAEAFAAVVAGAGFEVDHVRQGAFVEVWATSFTSGS from the coding sequence GTGACTTCACCCAACACCAACACCAACAGCGACAGCGAGCCGCTGATCGACCCGGCTGCGGAGTCTGTCGCGGTCTACAGCGACCACGCCGACGACTACGCTGCCAACCACGCCCCCAAGATGGCCGATCGGGTCGAGCGGTTCGCCAACTCGCTGCCGACGCCCTCGCAGATCCTGGACGCCGGGTGCGGCCCCGGACGCGACCTCGCGCGATTCGCCGACCACGGTCACAGTGCCCGGGGCGTCGACCTCAACCCGGTGTTCGTCGCGATGGCCAGTGCCCACGCACCGACCTCACAGTGCGACCTACGTGAGGTCGGGTCCCAGTTCCCGGCCGGGACGTTCGACGGGATCTGGGCCTGCGCCTCGCTGGTGCACTTGCGCGAGCCCGAAACCGTGGACGTACTCGGCCAGTTCGCCCGGCTGCTGCGCCCCGGCGGCAAGCTGTACGCGTGCCTCAAGTCCGTCGGCCGCACCGGCTGGCTCGATGAGCCCGACGGGCGCCGCTGGTACACGGTCTGGGACGCCGAGGCGTTCGCCGCTGTCGTTGCCGGTGCCGGGTTCGAGGTCGACCACGTTCGCCAGGGCGCATTTGTCGAGGTATGGGCCACCAGCTTCACCAGCGGCTCATAG